The Deltaproteobacteria bacterium genome contains a region encoding:
- a CDS encoding NADH-quinone oxidoreductase subunit A yields MDVNPLHDFLYVAAFLVVALLFAVTPIIISWLIGGRSVGEKRAETYESGMPAIGSAWVQFSVAYYVFALIFLAFDVDVLYLFPVALTYDKGFVIRDFIEIVLFIGILSLAIVFAWRKGVFNWQKKV; encoded by the coding sequence ATGGACGTAAATCCATTGCACGATTTTCTTTACGTTGCCGCCTTCCTGGTGGTGGCACTTCTTTTTGCGGTGACGCCCATTATTATCAGCTGGCTAATTGGCGGCAGAAGCGTGGGTGAAAAACGAGCCGAGACATATGAGAGCGGTATGCCAGCAATTGGCAGCGCCTGGGTGCAGTTCAGCGTGGCCTATTACGTCTTTGCCCTCATCTTTCTGGCCTTTGATGTGGATGTACTGTATCTGTTTCCGGTTGCCCTCACCTATGACAAGGGTTTTGTCATCCGTGACTTTATTGAGATAGTGCTTTTTATCGGAATCTTGTCCCTGGCAATTGTCTTCGCCTGGCGTAAGGGAGTGTTCAATTGGCAGAAAAAGGTTTAG
- a CDS encoding NADH-quinone oxidoreductase subunit C: MSSDALREKLGRVVDEAAVSPRDYGRRGYLLEVRTTAAQIVSVAEVARKEDLFLEFVTAADFTDGLQVIYNFNSFGKMSRLVVRLQLSKGQAVPSISSIYNAALWHEREVFDLFGIEFEGHPDLRRLLLPEDADFHPLLKEFGKVHSYKSTEEIYGYPDA; the protein is encoded by the coding sequence ATGTCTTCAGACGCTTTAAGAGAAAAGCTGGGCAGAGTCGTTGATGAAGCGGCGGTCAGCCCACGAGACTATGGTAGAAGAGGTTACCTTCTGGAGGTCAGGACAACTGCAGCGCAGATCGTCTCTGTAGCAGAGGTTGCCAGGAAAGAGGATCTATTTCTGGAGTTTGTCACTGCAGCCGATTTTACTGACGGCCTCCAGGTAATCTACAACTTCAATTCCTTCGGCAAGATGTCGCGTCTGGTGGTACGACTTCAGCTGAGCAAAGGACAAGCGGTGCCTTCCATTAGCAGTATCTATAATGCTGCCCTCTGGCATGAACGGGAGGTCTTCGACCTTTTCGGCATTGAATTCGAGGGGCATCCTGACCTGCGTCGCTTGCTGTTACCGGAAGATGCCGACTTTCATCCACTGTTGAAGGAATTCGGCAAGGTACACTCTTACAAGAGCACGGAAGAAATCTATGGCTACCCAGATGCTTGA
- the nuoB gene encoding NADH-quinone oxidoreductase subunit NuoB, giving the protein MAEKGLETGPRIRFAVLEQVLNVCRANSLWPMTFGLACCAIEMMAAGASRFDLDRFGAGVFRPSPRQSDLMIVAGTISKKMATTIVTLWEQMPAPKWCIAMGNCAISGGPFEYEGQYAIVPGADLLIPVDVYVPGCPPRPEGLIQGFLALEDLITKGEKRNVFRRFKRKAGQSR; this is encoded by the coding sequence TTGGCAGAAAAAGGTTTAGAAACAGGGCCCCGCATTCGCTTTGCTGTGCTCGAGCAAGTGCTCAACGTGTGCCGGGCAAATTCATTGTGGCCCATGACTTTCGGTCTTGCCTGCTGCGCCATCGAGATGATGGCGGCAGGAGCCAGCCGGTTCGACTTGGACCGCTTTGGCGCTGGGGTGTTCCGGCCTTCGCCGCGGCAATCGGACTTGATGATTGTGGCTGGCACCATATCCAAAAAAATGGCGACAACCATAGTTACCCTGTGGGAACAGATGCCGGCGCCCAAGTGGTGCATTGCCATGGGCAATTGCGCCATTTCCGGGGGACCATTCGAATATGAGGGCCAGTATGCCATAGTGCCGGGTGCAGATTTGCTCATCCCGGTAGATGTATATGTCCCTGGCTGTCCTCCGAGACCCGAAGGTTTGATTCAGGGATTTCTGGCTCTCGAGGATTTGATTACCAAAGGCGAGAAACGGAATGTCTTCAGACGCTTTAAGAGAAAAGCTGGGCAGAGTCGTTGA